A genomic segment from Tessaracoccus defluvii encodes:
- a CDS encoding type IV toxin-antitoxin system AbiEi family antitoxin domain-containing protein: MIPTDLSEIARAQHWVVSRPQVLAAGCSQTMLSRLLRNGDWTRLGQGVYATRPPDFQSVCWGGILLADGPAAIGGLAAAHLRGVGEEPTRILVWGERSRTQGPWMFRRGHRPASGALPMVGPEDAVLEACAEVSPRRVLEFLTAALVKGVTTPQRLRDRAVDLSCLKHRKLILNLLPDLADGIQSTLESHFLHQVVRPHHLPEGLRQISLSKGTRSDVVLEEYGVVVELDGRRGHEGDARWRDAQRDNRHLLRGYVTLRFGWHDVVLSPCSVASILAEVLRQRGWKGVRGEGIGRRCSARCTAWRLAGVQRESERTAS; the protein is encoded by the coding sequence TTGATCCCAACCGACCTGTCCGAGATCGCGCGAGCGCAGCACTGGGTGGTCAGCAGGCCACAGGTGTTGGCCGCAGGCTGCTCCCAGACCATGCTGAGCCGGCTCTTGCGCAACGGCGACTGGACCCGGCTCGGCCAGGGCGTCTACGCGACCCGGCCGCCAGATTTCCAGTCTGTCTGCTGGGGCGGAATCCTCCTCGCTGACGGGCCAGCCGCAATCGGCGGCCTCGCCGCGGCACATCTGCGGGGAGTCGGTGAGGAACCCACCCGCATTCTGGTCTGGGGCGAGCGCTCCCGCACTCAGGGGCCCTGGATGTTTCGCCGGGGACATCGCCCGGCATCGGGTGCCCTGCCCATGGTCGGGCCGGAGGACGCTGTGCTCGAGGCTTGTGCAGAGGTTTCCCCGAGACGTGTCCTCGAGTTCCTCACCGCGGCGTTGGTCAAGGGAGTCACCACGCCCCAACGACTGCGGGACAGGGCAGTCGACCTGTCCTGCCTCAAGCATCGCAAGCTGATCCTGAACCTCCTGCCCGACCTGGCCGACGGCATCCAGAGCACGCTGGAGAGCCACTTCCTGCACCAGGTGGTCAGGCCGCATCACCTGCCGGAGGGGTTGCGCCAGATCTCCTTGTCGAAGGGGACCCGAAGCGACGTGGTGCTTGAGGAGTATGGAGTCGTTGTCGAGTTGGATGGACGACGAGGCCATGAGGGCGACGCGAGGTGGCGCGATGCGCAGAGGGACAACCGACACCTGCTCAGGGGCTATGTGACGCTGCGCTTCGGGTGGCACGACGTGGTCCTGAGCCCCTGCTCAGTTGCCAGCATCCTGGCCGAGGTCCTCCGTCAGCGTGGTTGGAAGGGAGTTCGTGGCGAGGGCATCGGACGCCGATGCTCTGCCAGATGTACCGCGTGGCGGCTCGCTGGGGTGCAGAGGGAAAGCGAACGAACCGCGTCCTGA
- a CDS encoding amino acid ABC transporter ATP-binding protein produces the protein MVQAIDVHKFFDELHVLKGINLTIERGEVAVLLGPSGSGKSTLIRCINELEQISAGRMYVDGDLMGLREENGRLYRLSDKAIAKQRSRIGMVFQRFNLFPHMTALENVMEAPRQVLGMTKAEAEADAREQLERVGLSDRADHYPSQLSGGQQQRVAIARALAMKPELMLFDEPTSALDPELVGEVLQVMKDLAASGMTMIVVTHEVGFAREVADKVVFMDDGVIVEAGVPADVIGNPQEDRTREFFAKVL, from the coding sequence ATGGTCCAGGCGATCGACGTCCACAAGTTCTTCGACGAGCTCCACGTGCTGAAGGGGATCAACCTGACGATCGAGCGCGGCGAAGTCGCCGTGCTGCTCGGGCCCTCCGGCTCCGGCAAGTCGACCCTGATCCGGTGCATCAACGAACTCGAGCAGATCAGCGCCGGACGCATGTACGTCGACGGCGACCTGATGGGGCTGCGCGAGGAGAACGGGCGGCTGTACCGGCTGAGCGACAAGGCGATCGCGAAGCAGCGCTCCCGCATCGGCATGGTCTTCCAGAGGTTCAACCTCTTCCCCCACATGACCGCCCTCGAGAACGTCATGGAGGCGCCACGCCAGGTGCTGGGGATGACGAAGGCCGAGGCGGAGGCCGACGCCCGCGAGCAGCTGGAGCGCGTCGGCCTGTCGGACCGCGCCGACCACTACCCGTCGCAGCTCTCCGGTGGGCAGCAGCAGCGGGTGGCCATCGCCCGCGCCCTGGCGATGAAGCCGGAGCTGATGCTGTTCGACGAGCCGACGTCGGCCCTCGACCCCGAGCTGGTGGGCGAGGTGCTGCAGGTGATGAAGGATCTGGCAGCGTCGGGCATGACGATGATCGTCGTCACGCACGAGGTGGGCTTCGCCCGCGAGGTCGCCGACAAGGTCGTCTTCATGGACGACGGCGTGATCGTCGAGGCCGGGGTGCCGGCTGACGTCATCGGCAACCCGCAGGAGGACCGGACCAGGGAGTTCTTCGCGAAGGTCCTCTGA
- a CDS encoding ABC transporter substrate-binding protein, translating into MRRILAAGLLTALLLTACAGSGTPGEPGATGSAGSAGDLSFDVSGVATVDDIAALVPAAIKDSGKLVVGASIDYAPAEFRAEDLKTAIGYDVDMAKALAKVMGLEAEVVDGEFASLLPGIGTKYNVGISSFTVTEERTASYNMVSYITVGSSYAVKTGNPTGFDPEDICGKSIAVQTGTWQDEELATFSEACTADGKDAIDILQYGRQSDATTNVVGGKAVAFYADSTVADYASSLTNGQMEIVGGIRDAAPQGIVVAQDDAELTEAVQKAMQQLMDDGTWGKILDAWGIDTEAALATAELFPQS; encoded by the coding sequence ATGCGTCGCATCCTCGCCGCAGGTCTCCTGACCGCCCTGCTCCTGACCGCCTGCGCCGGCTCCGGCACCCCCGGCGAACCCGGCGCGACCGGTTCGGCCGGTTCAGCCGGCGACCTGAGCTTCGACGTCTCCGGCGTCGCCACGGTCGACGACATCGCCGCGCTGGTGCCGGCCGCGATCAAGGACAGCGGCAAGCTGGTCGTCGGCGCCTCGATCGACTACGCCCCGGCCGAGTTCCGCGCTGAGGACCTCAAGACGGCGATCGGCTACGACGTCGACATGGCCAAGGCCCTCGCCAAGGTCATGGGCCTCGAGGCCGAGGTCGTCGACGGCGAGTTCGCCTCCCTGCTGCCCGGCATCGGCACCAAGTACAACGTCGGCATCTCGTCGTTCACCGTCACCGAGGAGCGCACCGCCAGCTACAACATGGTGAGCTACATCACGGTCGGCTCCAGCTACGCCGTCAAGACGGGCAACCCGACGGGCTTCGATCCCGAGGACATCTGCGGCAAGTCGATCGCCGTCCAGACGGGCACCTGGCAGGACGAGGAACTCGCGACGTTCTCCGAGGCCTGCACCGCCGACGGCAAGGACGCGATCGACATCCTGCAGTACGGCCGCCAGTCCGACGCCACGACCAACGTCGTCGGCGGCAAGGCCGTGGCCTTCTACGCCGACTCGACCGTCGCTGACTACGCATCGTCCCTGACCAACGGCCAGATGGAGATCGTCGGCGGCATCCGCGACGCCGCCCCGCAGGGCATCGTCGTGGCGCAGGACGACGCCGAGCTGACCGAGGCCGTGCAGAAGGCCATGCAGCAGCTGATGGACGACGGCACGTGGGGCAAGATCCTCGACGCCTGGGGCATCGACACCGAGGCCGCGCTGGCCACCGCCGAACTGTTCCCGCAGAGCTGA
- the rplL gene encoding 50S ribosomal protein L7/L12, whose product MAKLTNDELLDAFKEMTLIELSEFVKLFEDTFGVTAAAPVAVAAAAAPAAAGEEAAEEEGSDKVDVILTSGGDKKIAVIKEVRALTSLGLKEAKDLVEGAPKAVLEGVDKETAAKAKEALEAAGGSVEFK is encoded by the coding sequence ATGGCGAAGCTCACCAACGACGAGCTCCTTGATGCCTTCAAGGAGATGACCCTGATCGAGCTCTCCGAGTTCGTGAAGCTCTTCGAGGACACCTTCGGTGTCACCGCTGCCGCTCCGGTCGCGGTTGCCGCTGCTGCCGCCCCGGCCGCCGCCGGCGAAGAGGCCGCTGAGGAGGAGGGCTCCGACAAGGTCGACGTCATCCTCACCTCCGGTGGCGACAAGAAGATCGCCGTCATCAAGGAGGTGCGCGCTCTGACCTCCCTCGGCCTGAAGGAGGCCAAGGACCTCGTTGAGGGTGCCCCCAAGGCCGTCCTTGAGGGCGTCGACAAGGAGACCGCTGCCAAGGCCAAGGAGGCCCTCGAGGCCGCCGGCGGCTCCGTCGAGTTCAAGTGA
- a CDS encoding amino acid ABC transporter permease — protein MSEPTPELIRARPVFRPSVWIWAAIVSVLVAMFVHGLLTNPNYRWDVVFEYLFDPRVLSGVGWTLILTVAAMALGIVMAVTMAIMRMGTNPVLRAVSYAYIWFFRGTPIYTQLIFWGLIGVLYPKLSLGIPFGPEFFVFDTYTVINATVAAILGLGLNEGAYLAEIVRGGLLSVDKGQWEAANALGMKRSTTLRRIVIPQAMRVIVPPTGNETISMLKTTSLVIAVPFSMELNFVTNAIGNSNFLPIPLLLVAAIYYLLITSILMAGQTRLEAYYGRGFDGERPTKAARGMSRKQQSILAAGTVKDDPTLEVTP, from the coding sequence ATGTCCGAGCCAACACCCGAGCTGATCCGCGCCCGCCCCGTCTTCAGGCCGAGCGTCTGGATCTGGGCGGCCATCGTGTCGGTACTGGTGGCCATGTTCGTCCATGGCCTCCTCACGAACCCCAACTACCGCTGGGACGTCGTGTTCGAGTACCTGTTCGATCCGCGGGTCCTCTCGGGTGTCGGCTGGACGCTCATCCTCACCGTCGCCGCCATGGCGCTGGGCATCGTCATGGCCGTCACCATGGCGATCATGCGGATGGGCACCAACCCCGTGCTGCGCGCCGTCTCCTACGCCTACATCTGGTTCTTCCGCGGCACACCCATCTACACGCAGCTGATCTTCTGGGGCCTGATCGGCGTGCTCTACCCGAAGCTGAGCCTCGGGATTCCCTTCGGCCCTGAGTTCTTCGTGTTCGACACCTACACGGTCATCAACGCCACCGTCGCCGCCATCCTCGGTCTCGGCCTCAATGAGGGCGCCTACCTGGCCGAGATCGTCCGCGGCGGTCTGCTGTCCGTTGACAAGGGGCAGTGGGAGGCGGCCAACGCCCTGGGCATGAAGCGGTCGACGACGCTGCGACGCATCGTCATCCCGCAGGCGATGCGTGTCATCGTCCCGCCGACCGGCAACGAGACCATCTCCATGCTGAAGACCACGTCGCTGGTCATCGCCGTCCCGTTCTCGATGGAGCTGAACTTCGTCACCAACGCGATCGGCAACTCGAACTTCCTGCCCATCCCGCTGCTGCTCGTCGCGGCGATCTACTACCTGTTGATCACCTCGATCCTCATGGCCGGGCAGACGCGTCTCGAGGCGTACTACGGCCGCGGCTTCGACGGCGAACGCCCCACCAAGGCGGCCCGGGGCATGTCCCGCAAGCAGCAGTCGATCCTCGCGGCAGGGACCGTGAAGGACGACCCCACCCTGGAGGTGACCCCGTGA
- a CDS encoding IS256 family transposase, which translates to MTVIDRLDREDRRRAQREGVSALEASGALDDLYARIDAGEVQLEGRDGLIQQLIKAGLERGLQAELSDHLGYDKGDPDADMFPNSRNGSYPKTVATSVGDVDLAIPRDRDGSFTPMLVPKGSRRLSGLDDMIISLYAGGMTVRDIEHHLVSTIGTEISRETISKITDEVADEVMVWQQRPLDSFYPVIYLDALIVKIRDGAHVRNKAAHIAVGVDIDGIKHVLGIWIQATEGAKFWAGVCAQLANRGVRDVLIVCCDGLTGFPEAVEATWPDSTVQTCVVHLIRSAMRFVNYKDRKQVAAALKPIYQAADADAAKTALEEFAASELGRGNPNTVRVFTDAWTKFIPFLAFPPMLRRVIYTTNAIESLNYQLRKVTKNRGHFPSDEAAVKLLWLAICNIEDKRARDRAKEKGRKKGEKRNAEGRLVEGQVTTNWKQALAQLAIAYPDRINPYL; encoded by the coding sequence ATGACCGTGATAGACAGATTGGACCGTGAGGACCGGCGCCGTGCTCAGCGTGAGGGCGTGTCCGCGTTGGAGGCCTCCGGGGCGCTGGATGACCTGTATGCCCGCATCGATGCCGGTGAGGTCCAGCTGGAGGGCCGCGACGGGCTGATCCAGCAGCTGATCAAGGCCGGCCTCGAGCGCGGCCTCCAGGCCGAGCTCAGCGACCACCTCGGCTACGACAAGGGCGACCCGGACGCCGACATGTTCCCCAACTCCCGCAACGGGTCGTATCCGAAGACGGTGGCCACCAGCGTCGGGGACGTCGATCTGGCGATCCCCCGAGACCGGGACGGGTCGTTTACTCCGATGCTGGTCCCGAAGGGCTCCAGGCGCCTGTCAGGGCTCGATGACATGATCATCTCGCTGTACGCGGGCGGGATGACGGTCCGTGACATCGAGCATCACCTGGTCTCCACGATCGGTACCGAGATCAGCCGCGAGACGATCTCGAAGATCACCGACGAGGTCGCCGATGAGGTGATGGTGTGGCAGCAGCGGCCGCTGGATTCGTTCTATCCGGTGATCTACCTCGATGCGCTGATCGTGAAGATCCGCGACGGCGCCCACGTGCGGAACAAGGCCGCTCACATCGCGGTCGGGGTCGACATCGACGGCATCAAGCACGTGCTGGGGATCTGGATCCAGGCCACGGAAGGCGCGAAGTTCTGGGCCGGGGTCTGCGCGCAGCTCGCCAACCGCGGCGTCCGCGACGTGCTGATCGTGTGCTGCGACGGGCTGACCGGTTTCCCCGAGGCCGTCGAGGCGACCTGGCCCGACTCGACCGTCCAGACCTGCGTGGTGCACCTGATCCGCTCCGCGATGCGATTCGTCAACTACAAGGACCGCAAGCAGGTGGCGGCGGCGTTGAAGCCGATCTACCAGGCCGCTGACGCCGACGCCGCGAAGACCGCGCTGGAGGAGTTCGCCGCCTCCGAACTCGGTCGCGGGAACCCGAACACGGTGCGCGTGTTCACCGATGCGTGGACCAAGTTCATCCCGTTCCTGGCGTTCCCGCCGATGCTGCGGCGCGTGATCTACACCACCAACGCCATCGAATCCTTGAACTACCAGCTGCGGAAGGTGACCAAGAACCGAGGCCACTTCCCCTCCGACGAGGCCGCGGTCAAGCTGCTGTGGCTGGCGATCTGCAACATCGAGGACAAGCGGGCCCGCGACCGCGCCAAGGAGAAAGGACGCAAGAAGGGAGAGAAACGCAACGCCGAAGGCCGCCTCGTCGAAGGACAAGTCACCACCAACTGGAAACAGGCCCTGGCCCAACTCGCCATCGCCTACCCCGACCGCATCAACCCCTACCTCTAA
- the rplJ gene encoding 50S ribosomal protein L10 — MARPDKAATVAELTDAFSNSAAAVLTEYRGLTVKDLKTLRRSLGEDATYAVAKNTLTAIAAKEAGIEGIEDSLTGPTAIAFVTGDIAAATKGLRDFAKANPSLAIKGGVLEGKFLDANAVLKLADLESREVLLAKMAGALQANLAKAAYLLAAPLSQGARALGALQTAAQADPSLIGGAGSAPAAEASDETPAADAATEEAAPAAE; from the coding sequence ATGGCGAGGCCGGATAAGGCTGCCACGGTCGCTGAGTTGACTGATGCGTTCAGCAACTCCGCGGCGGCAGTACTGACCGAGTACCGCGGTCTCACCGTGAAGGATCTGAAGACGCTTCGTCGATCCCTCGGTGAGGACGCCACCTACGCCGTTGCGAAGAACACCCTGACGGCGATCGCGGCCAAGGAAGCCGGTATCGAGGGGATTGAAGACTCCCTCACCGGCCCCACGGCCATCGCGTTCGTCACGGGCGACATCGCTGCAGCCACCAAGGGGCTGCGCGACTTCGCAAAGGCCAACCCGTCCCTGGCTATCAAGGGTGGCGTTCTCGAGGGCAAGTTCCTCGACGCCAACGCTGTGCTGAAGCTGGCTGACCTCGAATCCCGCGAGGTTCTGCTGGCGAAGATGGCAGGCGCGCTGCAGGCCAACCTGGCCAAGGCCGCCTACCTGCTGGCTGCCCCGCTGTCGCAGGGCGCCCGCGCCCTCGGCGCGCTGCAGACGGCTGCGCAGGCCGACCCCTCCCTGATCGGTGGCGCCGGCTCCGCGCCTGCCGCCGAAGCCTCGGACGAGACCCCCGCCGCTGATGCGGCAACCGAAGAAGCAGCGCCCGCTGCGGAGTGA
- a CDS encoding tyrosine-type recombinase/integrase — protein sequence MTGLVSGLATHIQSLLQVKHALGLPYTTSQRHLHDFDAMCAAADPGQTTLTREMAMKWAAGRPGEHVNGQMRRITPVRQLAKHMTGLGVDAYVIPQGIPGKQIRYRPHLYTRSQLRAIFDAADRITESPYGALRHLIIPVMFRMIYCLGLRPGEARQLHRNDVDLAHGTIHIRESKGHKDRLVFLSPDLHDYCRRYDTAISPHHRDRVAFFPNRTGGFYSRSTIDHWFSELLDGADPPITASPGSPPRVYDLRHAHVVEVINRWARAGRDPEALVIYLSLHLGHTNPDDTWYYFHLAPDFHPDLRRLANTDLETTLPEASHAVL from the coding sequence GTGACCGGGCTGGTCAGTGGCTTGGCCACGCACATCCAGTCCCTCCTGCAGGTCAAGCACGCGCTCGGGCTGCCCTACACGACATCGCAGCGGCATCTGCACGATTTCGACGCGATGTGCGCCGCGGCGGATCCCGGGCAGACCACCCTGACCCGCGAGATGGCCATGAAATGGGCCGCCGGCCGGCCAGGCGAGCACGTCAACGGGCAGATGCGAAGGATCACCCCCGTCAGGCAGCTGGCCAAACACATGACCGGGCTCGGGGTCGACGCCTACGTGATCCCGCAAGGCATTCCGGGCAAGCAGATCCGCTACCGCCCGCACCTCTACACCCGTTCGCAGCTACGGGCGATCTTCGACGCGGCCGACCGAATCACCGAGTCCCCTTACGGCGCGCTGCGGCATCTGATCATCCCGGTGATGTTCCGGATGATCTACTGCCTGGGTCTGCGACCCGGCGAGGCCCGCCAGCTCCACCGCAACGACGTCGACCTCGCCCACGGCACCATCCACATCCGCGAATCGAAAGGACACAAGGACCGGCTGGTGTTCCTCTCTCCCGACCTGCACGACTACTGCCGCCGATACGACACCGCGATCAGCCCACACCACCGGGACCGGGTCGCGTTCTTCCCGAACCGCACGGGCGGCTTCTACAGCCGAAGCACCATCGACCACTGGTTCAGCGAACTACTCGACGGCGCCGACCCGCCGATCACGGCCAGCCCCGGCTCACCGCCGCGTGTCTACGACCTTCGCCACGCCCACGTCGTCGAGGTCATCAACCGATGGGCCCGCGCGGGCCGCGACCCAGAGGCGCTGGTCATCTACCTGAGCCTGCATCTGGGCCACACCAATCCCGACGACACCTGGTACTACTTCCACCTCGCCCCAGATTTCCATCCCGACCTGCGCCGACTCGCCAACACCGACCTCGAAACCACCCTCCCGGAGGCGTCCCATGCAGTCCTCTGA
- a CDS encoding tyrosine-type recombinase/integrase has translation MSVPVGELIARTDSAVTALGLAPSTLWQYRWAWSQVELFCSQRGDDELTDEITAEFLCFVAGEHGLGRIKDWKRKLLRKAVLVLSEVARTGTYRWSVSRRRHPNDGLEAVLRRVQDQFEEWLTGRGLALDTQHLYATVARTVLAWLPERGITDVRQLSREDVSAAVVFLGGRYRPGSMRTVVTALRVWCRFLEDAGLRAGLDGAVPAVFSRRIHAVRVLSARAVEQLVDSTDPGTLTGRRDRAMLLLAARTGLRPGDIAGLRLQDIDWRQGQITLIQRKTATVLTLPLLADVGTAIAEYLLHDRPAGVGDDHVFLRSQAPHVALSPSSDLYHVAAGAFARTHAASTGEAGRGMRVLRASLATRMLERDTPLPVIAGALGHRGIDSAKHYLAADEDRMRQCCLDLVGIEPDQARP, from the coding sequence ATGAGTGTTCCTGTTGGGGAGTTGATCGCGCGGACTGACTCGGCTGTGACCGCGCTGGGGCTTGCGCCGTCGACGTTGTGGCAGTACCGGTGGGCGTGGTCGCAGGTGGAGTTGTTCTGTTCCCAGCGAGGCGACGATGAGCTCACAGACGAGATCACGGCCGAGTTCTTGTGCTTCGTGGCGGGAGAGCATGGACTGGGCCGGATCAAGGACTGGAAGCGCAAGCTGCTGCGCAAGGCCGTGCTGGTGTTGTCGGAGGTGGCCAGGACCGGGACCTACAGGTGGTCGGTGTCCCGGCGGAGGCATCCCAACGACGGCCTGGAGGCGGTGTTGCGTCGGGTCCAGGATCAGTTCGAGGAGTGGCTGACGGGCCGCGGGTTGGCGCTCGACACTCAGCATCTGTATGCGACCGTGGCCCGAACAGTGCTGGCCTGGCTGCCCGAACGGGGGATCACCGACGTGCGGCAGCTGTCGCGTGAGGACGTGTCCGCGGCGGTGGTGTTCCTGGGTGGACGCTACCGGCCGGGCAGTATGCGCACCGTGGTGACCGCGCTGCGGGTGTGGTGCCGCTTCCTGGAGGACGCCGGTCTGCGCGCGGGGCTGGACGGCGCGGTTCCGGCGGTGTTCTCCCGACGCATCCACGCGGTGAGGGTACTGTCGGCGCGCGCCGTTGAGCAGTTGGTCGATTCGACTGATCCTGGCACTCTGACCGGCCGCCGGGACCGGGCGATGCTGCTGTTGGCGGCCCGGACGGGATTGCGTCCGGGCGATATCGCTGGCCTGCGGCTGCAAGACATCGATTGGCGGCAGGGCCAGATCACGCTGATCCAGCGCAAGACGGCGACGGTGTTGACGCTGCCGCTGTTGGCGGATGTGGGTACCGCGATCGCCGAGTATCTCCTCCACGATAGACCTGCTGGCGTCGGCGACGATCACGTGTTCCTGAGATCGCAGGCCCCGCATGTCGCCTTGTCGCCGTCGAGTGATCTGTATCACGTGGCGGCAGGGGCGTTCGCCCGCACCCATGCCGCCTCGACCGGCGAGGCGGGCCGCGGGATGCGGGTGCTGCGGGCATCGTTGGCGACCAGGATGCTCGAGCGGGACACGCCGTTGCCGGTGATCGCCGGCGCCTTGGGGCATCGGGGAATCGACTCCGCGAAGCACTACCTCGCCGCCGACGAAGACCGAATGCGGCAGTGCTGTCTGGACCTCGTAGGCATCGAACCGGACCAGGCCCGGCCGTGA